The Lycium barbarum isolate Lr01 chromosome 11, ASM1917538v2, whole genome shotgun sequence genome contains the following window.
CCTCTAATGATGTGGTTAGCAGCATTTAAGATGCAGAAGTTGCTTGTAGCACATGCTGTTGAAATTGAATAATTTGGACCCATCCATCCCTGCAATTGAGTTTGTAAGCAGGCACACAAACATCACAGATGGTAACTGGAAACTTATAACTTTGGCTAACCAGGTCCATGGCAAGCATGGCAGAACCCATGTTTGTAGTTGCAAATGGGACACAAAAAGGATTCATCTTCCTATAGGAAATCCTCAGAGCCTCTATTGCATCATGAAAAACCTGCTCAAGTAAAGCAAGTCAGTTAGAGAGTAGTCACTTAATTTGGTTCTAGCAAAGAGTCTAGAGCCTACATATTGGTGTGCTTATGGGTTCTATCTTAGGAGATTTCAATACATGGGCAATCATGTACAACTCGTTGCTTCAGTTATATATGAGATGTTGGCAAACAAATAGAGCTGATCCAAAAACACATAAACGACAAAAGAAAATGGAAAACAAAAAAGTGGCATATATAACCAGTGAAAGTTTCATCAAAATTATGAttgatgaaagaaaaagaaaaaaagtggatcACCTTCATCCCACCCATAGCAGAGCCAATTAAAACTCCACATCTTCTTTTATCCAATTCATTCATCATGTCTTCAGTAATTCCACCATCTGACAGTGCTTTCTTACCAGCCGttagcatgtaaagcatgaacttATCCATTCTTTTAGAAAGTTTGGGTGCAATCCAGCCATCGGTTGAGAAAGACTTGATCTCTCCAGCAATTCTCTGCGATTTGTACCTCATTATCAATATTTAACTAACTAAAGTTGGAGAAAACAAGCCCAAGAAGAAGACATACTGTTGGATACTGTGAACAATCAAAAGCTTCTATTTCACTTATGCCACTGACACCTTGAAGCAGGTTGTCATAAAACGTATCGGGATCATGACCAACCGGTGTAGACACACCCATCCCTGTCACAACAACTCGCCTTTCTTTGGTTGGAGGTTTCTTCTTTATTGCGACTTCCATGGCCGGTTGGGAAGCAATTGCCATCACCTCTCCTAGTACAAGGAGCGGCCAAGTACGTCAAAATCTATGTAGGAAAGTTGATAGCTTAAGGAAAGCGTATTAGAAAATTTACAACTTTGTAGTTCAGTGTGGAGCACTTCAAAGAAAACCCAATCATGTAGTTGATGCAGGAGTGTTTGGTATGAcagaaaatattttccatgatCAAATCATTTTTAAAACATTCAGTCATCGCGTcgaaaatattttctaccaaaAAGGGGGAAAATGAATTCCTTTACGCCCCACCAATAATTACAACTCCTACCAAGAAGAAGCAAGTTTGCAGGCATTATTAAGATACAAGAGAATTGCATGATGCAAGACTAGAATAATGAAATAAACCCAATTTCACACTCAGTAACTGGCTATAAGAATGAACCATGCAGCCTACTCAAAATAACAAATGCATGACTTTCCATTTCGATACAATCCAATTCTAAGAATGTGAAAATTTCTTCACCGAACCTTAAAATTAACGAAAAGAATTAGAACAGGACGAAAAAACCCATGAACAAGAAAGAAAGAATTACCTGTTTGAGCACTAGAAATGAGGCTAGGAGCAGCTGCGGAGGCATTATCGACAAAGAAAGAATTGGAAGAGGAAAACTGATGATTTGTACTGAATGTAACGCCATTGttgttggatttggatttggactTGAACAAAACCCTTGTTCTACTTTTGGAAATCCGAAAGAAAGAATCAACTATTTCATGGTCACCAGAGTTTAGCATGCATGATGACCCAATCACCCATGTCGATGACGCCATTCTAATCAAACCTGTGAATCAATGCTCTCAACACAAATGCTGAAATATGCAGGGGGGCCGGGCGGAGACTT
Protein-coding sequences here:
- the LOC132617550 gene encoding 3-oxoacyl-[acyl-carrier-protein] synthase II, chloroplastic-like, with protein sequence MASSTWVIGSSCMLNSGDHEIVDSFFRISKSRTRVLFKSKSKSNNNGVTFSTNHQFSSSNSFFVDNASAAAPSLISSAQTGEVMAIASQPAMEVAIKKKPPTKERRVVVTGMGVSTPVGHDPDTFYDNLLQGVSGISEIEAFDCSQYPTRIAGEIKSFSTDGWIAPKLSKRMDKFMLYMLTAGKKALSDGGITEDMMNELDKRRCGVLIGSAMGGMKVFHDAIEALRISYRKMNPFCVPFATTNMGSAMLAMDLGWMGPNYSISTACATSNFCILNAANHIIRGEADLMLCGGSDAAIIPIGLGGFVACRALSQRNTDPARASRPWDSNRDGFVMGEGAGVLLLEELEHAKQRGATIYAEFLGGSFTCDAYHMTEPHPKGTGVILCVENALAQSGVSKEDVNYINAHATSTPAGDLKEYQALVHCFGQNPELRVNSTKSMIGHLLGAAGAVEAVATIQAIRTGWVHPNINLETPDEGVDTSILVGPKKERLDIKVALSNSFGFGGHNSSILFAPYK